The Prevotella sp. E9-3 genome has a window encoding:
- a CDS encoding IS110 family transposase, producing MQRNKISFKGQKIFVGIDVHAKNWEVAIAPEVGIVKRHSQKPSAKELFDFLKKNYPDGDYQAVYESGFSGYSTYYALKEVGIGCMVIHAADVPTTQYEEVMKTDRVDAVKLARSLKAGLLKGNYVPEKQYIDDRSVVRIRKTIQKQLSGYKSRVKHLLHCHGVEFPERFSRKQTHWSRAFITWLMNDVRLMSDTRASLDLLIRQVEVLRGTLLEATRQLRKMSQTERYKHRHDLLRTIPGIGIIVTMCILTEVCDVKRFHNEKEFAAYLGLIPTSHSSGEKTVHGEKTFRGNKQLGPMIIEAAWITIGKDAGLGTQYFQYKQRMEPQEAIVRIARKLSNIIFSVLKNEKEYVPYQTGN from the coding sequence ATGCAAAGGAACAAAATATCTTTCAAAGGACAAAAGATTTTCGTAGGAATTGATGTCCATGCTAAAAATTGGGAGGTGGCAATAGCCCCCGAAGTAGGAATTGTAAAGAGGCATTCCCAGAAGCCTTCAGCAAAAGAGCTCTTTGACTTTTTGAAGAAGAATTACCCGGATGGTGATTATCAGGCTGTCTATGAGTCTGGCTTCAGTGGATACTCCACTTATTATGCATTGAAGGAAGTCGGTATTGGCTGTATGGTGATTCATGCAGCTGATGTTCCGACGACTCAGTATGAAGAGGTGATGAAGACAGACAGGGTGGATGCCGTAAAACTGGCGAGATCTCTGAAGGCAGGTCTGCTCAAGGGCAACTATGTTCCAGAGAAGCAGTACATTGACGATCGCTCTGTTGTCCGCATACGCAAGACAATACAGAAGCAGCTCAGCGGATACAAGTCGAGAGTCAAGCACCTGCTGCATTGTCATGGAGTAGAATTCCCTGAACGATTCTCCAGGAAGCAGACGCACTGGTCAAGGGCTTTTATCACCTGGCTGATGAACGATGTGCGGCTGATGTCAGATACACGAGCTTCGCTTGACCTGCTCATCAGGCAGGTAGAGGTCCTTAGAGGAACATTGCTGGAGGCTACTCGCCAATTGCGCAAGATGAGCCAGACAGAACGATACAAGCACAGGCATGACCTGCTCAGGACAATCCCCGGAATCGGCATCATAGTCACGATGTGCATCCTGACAGAGGTCTGTGACGTGAAACGTTTCCACAACGAGAAAGAGTTTGCCGCCTACCTTGGACTGATCCCTACAAGCCACAGCAGTGGTGAGAAGACCGTGCATGGCGAGAAGACTTTCAGGGGGAACAAGCAACTTGGCCCCATGATTATCGAGGCTGCATGGATTACCATCGGCAAGGATGCGGGACTTGGAACGCAATATTTCCAGTACAAACAGAGGATGGAGCCACAGGAGGCGATAGTGAGGATAGCACGTAAGCTTTCCAACATCATCTTTTCCGTCCTGAAGAATGAAAAGGAATATGTACCATACCAAACGGGTAATTGA